One Malania oleifera isolate guangnan ecotype guangnan chromosome 9, ASM2987363v1, whole genome shotgun sequence DNA segment encodes these proteins:
- the LOC131163573 gene encoding protein NRT1/ PTR FAMILY 5.4-like, with translation MDSSVTPVMNINENEEQNTSVLNGVASPPRHNPNKGGWKSAIFIISVETAERFSYYGVAGNLITYLTTGLHEPLATAAKNVNTWVGVSSLFPLLGAFVADSYLGRFRTILISSVIYLAGLILLTVSVTAAVPVGSRAAVFYVALYILAVGEGGHKPCVQTFAADQFDEDLPEEKKAKSSFFNWWYMGVVIGATTAVLVVVYVEDYVGWAVGFAMPTAAVMIALVLFLAGIRRYRRQRPVGSPFTRTAQVFVAAARKRRVIGTLDEARGFGVNEEAVVRTLARTHQFRFLDKAAIPDDVDKSSKTRNPWRLCSQTQVEEVKLVLRLVPVWLACFTFAIATAQMSTFFTKQGATLRRSIGHFHHIPPASLQVFAGATILLSVPAYDSLLVPFLRSRVTRHPSGLSILQRMGFGMLLSAATMAVAALVESRRLAVARSHGLLDSPKATVPMAVWWLVPQYALCGLSDMFTVVGMQELFYDQVPEEMRSVGAALHISTVGVGNFMSRAVISAVQAATAASPGGKWLGDNLNRAHLDGFYWVLAVMSGVNLCVFVAVARGFVYKKVAAEKEMDLVSDDI, from the exons ATGGACAGCTCTGTAACTCCAGTCATGAACATCAACGAAAATGAAGAACAGAACACGAGCGTACTCAACGGGGTCGCCTCTCCTCCCCGCCATAACCCCAACAAGGGCGGCTGGAAATCCGCCATTTTCATAATCT CCGTGGAAACGGCGGAGCGATTCTCGTACTACGGCGTGGCGGGGAACCTCATCACGTACCTCACGACGGGTCTCCACGAGCCACTCGCCACCGCCGCCAAGAACGTCAACACCTGGGTCGGCGTCTCCTCGCTGTTCCCATTGCTAGGAGCCTTCGTCGCCGACTCCTACCTTGGCCGCTTCCGTACCATCCTCATCTCCTCCGTCATCTACCTCGCG GGGCTGATTCTGTTAACCGTATCGGTAACGGCGGCGGTTCCGGTGGGTTCACGGGCGGCGGTGTTCTACGTGGCGTTGTACATCCTCGCCGTCGGCGAGGGCGGGCACAAGCCGTGCGTGCAGACCTTCGCGGCCGACCAGTTCGACGAGGACCTGCCGGAGGAGAAGAAGGCCAAGAGCTCCTTCTTCAACTGGTGGTACATGGGGGTCGTCATCGGCGCGACGACTGCCGTGCTCGTCGTCGTTTATGTGGAGGATTACGTGGGGTGGGCCGTCGGGTTCGCGATGCCCACGGCGGCTGTGATGATTGCGCTGGTGCTGTTCCTGGCGGGGATCCGCAGGTACCGGCGGCAGCGCCCGGTTGGGAGCCCCTTCACGCGGACGGCACAGGTTTTCGTGGCCGCCGCGAGGAAGCGGCGAGTGATAGGAACCCTTGATGAGGCGCGTGGGTTTGGGGTGAACGAAGAAGCGGTGGTTCGGACCCTGGCTCGGACCCATCAATTCAG atTTTTGGACAAGGCAGCGATCCCGGACGACGTCGACAAATCAAGCAAAACCAGAAATCCATGGCGGCTTTGCTCCCAAACCCAGGTAGAAGAAGTGAAGCTGGTCCTCCGCCTCGTCCCCGTCTGGCTCGCCTGCTTCACCTTCGCCATCGCCACCGCCCAGATGAGCACTTTCTTCACCAAGCAAGGCGCCACCCTCCGCCGCTCCATCGGCCATTTCCACCACATCCCCCCCGCCTCCCTCCAAGTCTTCGCCGGCGCCACCATCCTCCTCTCCGTCCCCGCCTACGACAGCCTCCTCGTCCCCTTCCTCCGCTCCCGCGTCACCCGCCACCCATCCGGTCTCTCCATACTCCAGCGCATGGGGTTCGGCATGCTCCTCTCCGCCGCCACCATGGCCGTCGCAGCCCTCGTCGAGTCCCGCCGCCTCGCCGTCGCCCGCAGTCACGGCCTCCTCGACTCCCCCAAGGCCACCGTCCCCATGGCCGTCTGGTGGCTCGTACCGCAGTACGCGCTGTGCGGCCTCTCCGACATGTTCACCGTCGTCGGCATGCAGGAGCTGTTCTACGACCAGGTGCCGGAGGAGATGCGCAGCGTGGGGGCCGCGTTGCACATTAGCACCGTGGGCGTGGGGAACTTCATGAGCAGGGCCGTCATATCGGCGGTGCAGGCGGCCACGGCGGCGTCGCCGGGGGGGAAATGGCTGGGGGACAATCTGAATAGGGCGCATTTGGATGGGTTTTATTGGGTGCTGGCGGTGATGAGCGGCGTGAACTTGTGTGTGTTCGTGGCGGTGGCGAGGGGTTTTGTGTACAAGAAGGTGGCGGCGGAAAAGGAGATGGACCTGGTTAGCGATGACATTTGA